A stretch of Aquificaceae bacterium DNA encodes these proteins:
- a CDS encoding alkaline phosphatase D family protein: MLTRREFLEGVIAGLVLLELNSLSFASDTEEVFPQGIASGDPTQTGAMLWARVNPTVHKRFNKDLFLQISEDIEFKKPFTGRLPAEAINEKDDFTVRIDLDGRLQPGKTYYYRFIYADVPSMVGRFKTLPESAEEFSFAFVVCQNYPDGYYTAYKYLAQEDLHFVVHLGDFIYEKIYGRARVPGRDLSLPSGQDIVMNLEDYRYLYRTYLSDPDLRLARAMHPFINTWDDHEFLNDYYYNHFRETWGYFSKHPYENQREKILRLRQEAIKAWLEYIPARVKTNMRNRDPLMWITLYRDFNLGGLGHLIVTDLRSYRDRQPCRGRFGVEGCPEQNKTSMLGADQKRWFFSKLREGNYRWKVWASSVQFSRSQTDGKFGSLDAWDGYAGERSQILSFLKERGMNNLIAITGDRHASLVAEIPESYERPEKLLGAEFMTPAVSSINAREGGWWRRNWNYASLEEFQQAEMKQNPWIRHINSIDCWGYSVLRLTKDSAVCTIYSVDKYRKDSEKRIDAQFTYANGRLERT; this comes from the coding sequence ATGCTAACAAGAAGAGAGTTTTTAGAAGGTGTAATTGCTGGGCTTGTCCTCCTTGAGTTAAATAGTCTTAGCTTTGCCTCAGACACAGAGGAGGTTTTTCCTCAGGGAATAGCCAGTGGAGACCCAACTCAGACAGGTGCCATGCTTTGGGCGAGGGTAAACCCAACAGTCCATAAGAGATTTAACAAGGACCTGTTTTTACAAATATCAGAGGATATAGAGTTCAAAAAGCCCTTTACAGGCAGGCTTCCTGCAGAGGCTATAAATGAAAAGGATGACTTTACAGTGAGGATAGACCTTGATGGCAGGCTACAGCCCGGCAAGACCTACTACTACAGATTTATATATGCGGATGTGCCTTCTATGGTAGGTAGGTTTAAAACCCTCCCAGAGAGTGCGGAGGAGTTTTCCTTTGCCTTTGTGGTTTGCCAAAACTATCCTGACGGCTACTATACCGCATACAAATACCTTGCACAGGAAGACTTACACTTTGTGGTCCATCTTGGAGACTTCATCTATGAAAAGATATACGGAAGGGCGAGAGTGCCAGGAAGGGACCTGTCTTTACCCTCCGGGCAGGATATTGTAATGAACCTTGAGGACTACAGATACCTGTATAGAACTTACCTTTCTGACCCAGACCTAAGGCTTGCAAGGGCTATGCATCCCTTTATAAACACTTGGGATGACCACGAGTTTTTAAACGACTACTACTACAACCATTTTAGAGAAACGTGGGGCTACTTTTCTAAACATCCTTACGAAAACCAAAGGGAAAAGATACTGCGTCTTAGGCAGGAGGCTATAAAGGCATGGCTGGAGTATATACCTGCGAGGGTAAAGACTAATATGAGAAACAGAGACCCTCTTATGTGGATAACCCTATACAGAGACTTTAATCTTGGTGGCTTGGGGCATTTGATAGTAACAGACCTAAGGAGCTACAGGGATAGGCAACCCTGCAGAGGAAGGTTTGGCGTAGAAGGCTGTCCGGAGCAGAACAAGACTTCTATGCTGGGTGCGGACCAAAAAAGGTGGTTTTTCTCAAAACTAAGGGAGGGGAACTATCGTTGGAAGGTGTGGGCAAGTAGTGTGCAGTTCTCAAGGTCTCAGACAGATGGTAAGTTTGGCTCTTTGGATGCTTGGGACGGCTACGCAGGAGAGAGGTCTCAGATACTTAGCTTTTTGAAGGAAAGAGGTATGAATAATCTAATTGCCATAACTGGCGATAGGCATGCAAGCCTTGTGGCGGAAATTCCAGAAAGTTACGAAAGACCAGAGAAACTCCTTGGTGCGGAGTTTATGACGCCTGCGGTGTCTTCTATCAACGCAAGGGAAGGTGGCTGGTGGAGGAGAAATTGGAACTATGCATCCCTTGAGGAATTCCAACAGGCGGAGATGAAACAGAACCCTTGGATAAGACACATAAACTCCATAGACTGCTGGGGCTATAGCGTGCTTAGGCTAACAAAAGACAGTGCGGTCTGCACCATATACTCGGTAGACAAATACAGAAAAGACTCAGAGAAGAGAATAGACGCACAGTTTACCTATGCTAACGGTAGGTTAGAGAGAACTTAG
- a CDS encoding biopolymer transporter ExbD: VFFMVYTLNVVPMLVQDIRLPSSTTVERKDVEESIKVYVKKDGTVVLENRELGLDALRSYLKGIRDKEKASVLIIADKDAQVQRVIDVIDVLKEEGISKVGLSGEKK; the protein is encoded by the coding sequence GTCTTCTTCATGGTTTATACCCTGAACGTGGTGCCTATGCTCGTGCAAGATATAAGACTGCCTTCTTCTACTACCGTAGAGCGTAAGGACGTGGAAGAATCCATAAAAGTGTATGTAAAAAAGGATGGCACTGTTGTCCTTGAGAACAGGGAGCTTGGATTAGATGCTCTGCGTTCCTATCTTAAGGGGATAAGGGATAAGGAAAAGGCTTCTGTATTGATAATTGCGGATAAGGACGCTCAAGTGCAAAGGGTTATAGATGTAATAGATGTGCTAAAGGAAGAGGGTATAAGCAAGGTAGGTCTCTCTGGAGAGAAAAAATGA
- a CDS encoding energy transducer TonB → MTRSEDLKAWSISFLISSGVLFLSFWLGKVSQLQLTPSTSMGEGNVIEITLPPIEKPQEVKPAPQQRLETKKEEKRATKQRVVKEVRQTPIQEKAENFEKPSPPIPQERAILEPVKEQAQAQASPSAQPAPPAPQLQESPPLPAPSPAPPPPQAKPQQQETAGSPVQIQARRTTAGEENELINYFARIKTLVERNKRYPQEARRRGQEGTVVLRISIREDGSLGSVSIVKSSGYSSLDGETLRVIRSIGRFPPPPGGRPIEFNLEVEYKLGG, encoded by the coding sequence ATGACAAGGAGCGAAGACCTCAAGGCTTGGTCTATATCCTTTCTAATATCCAGTGGGGTGCTCTTTCTTTCCTTTTGGCTGGGAAAGGTAAGCCAACTACAACTTACACCAAGCACCTCTATGGGTGAAGGTAATGTGATAGAGATAACTTTGCCCCCAATAGAAAAACCTCAAGAGGTGAAACCAGCACCTCAACAGAGATTAGAGACGAAAAAAGAGGAAAAAAGAGCAACTAAGCAAAGGGTAGTAAAGGAAGTAAGACAGACACCAATACAAGAAAAGGCGGAAAACTTTGAAAAGCCTTCTCCACCTATACCACAAGAAAGAGCCATATTAGAACCAGTTAAAGAGCAAGCACAGGCACAAGCCTCTCCATCAGCCCAACCTGCACCACCTGCACCACAACTTCAAGAGTCTCCACCTTTGCCCGCACCATCACCTGCGCCCCCTCCTCCTCAAGCCAAACCACAACAGCAAGAAACCGCAGGCTCTCCGGTGCAAATACAGGCAAGAAGAACCACAGCTGGAGAGGAAAATGAGCTTATTAACTACTTTGCGAGGATAAAGACACTTGTAGAGAGGAATAAACGCTACCCACAGGAGGCAAGAAGGAGAGGTCAAGAAGGCACAGTGGTCTTGAGAATAAGTATAAGAGAAGACGGTAGCTTAGGCTCGGTTAGCATAGTAAAGAGTAGCGGATATTCCTCTTTGGACGGGGAAACATTGAGAGTAATAAGGTCTATAGGTAGGTTTCCTCCTCCACCGGGAGGCAGACCAATAGAGTTCAACCTTGAAGTGGAATACAAACTTGGAGGATAG